From one Coffea eugenioides isolate CCC68of chromosome 11, Ceug_1.0, whole genome shotgun sequence genomic stretch:
- the LOC113753292 gene encoding acyl carrier protein 1, chloroplastic isoform X3: MATVSATSLNFRPLTTSPPLGRMDQAKPDTVQKVCDIVRKQLALPAETELTPDSTFASLGADSLDTVEIVMGLEEEFGINVEDENSENITTIEDAADLIEKLVQLNSSHRI, translated from the exons ATGGCCACCGTCTCTGCAACCTCGCTCAATTTCAGGCCTTTAACCACTTCTCCGCCTCTCGGTCGGATGGACCAG GCCAAGCCAGATACAGTGCAGAAAGTCTGTGACATTGTAAGGAAGCAATTGGCCTTGCCTGCTGAAACTGAGCTTACTCCAGATTCTACTTTTGCTTCTCTCGGGGCTGATTCTCTTGACACG GTGGAAATCGTCATGGGTTTGGAAGAGGAATTTGGAATAAATGTGGAGGATGAAAATTCTGAAAACATTACAACTATCGAGGACGCAGCCGATTTGATAGAAAAGCTCGTCCAACTCAACTCAAGCCATAGGATTTAA
- the LOC113753292 gene encoding acyl carrier protein 1, chloroplastic isoform X2 — MATVSATSLNFRPLTTSPPLGRMDQISRQAASVRMIGAACTKNITFPSLRTSRFQVSCMAKPDTVQKVCDIVRKQLALPAETELTPDSTFASLGADSLDTVEIVMGLEEEFGINVEDENSENITTIEDAADLIEKLVQLNSSHRI, encoded by the exons ATGGCCACCGTCTCTGCAACCTCGCTCAATTTCAGGCCTTTAACCACTTCTCCGCCTCTCGGTCGGATGGACCAG ATAAGCAGACAGGCGGCATCTGTCAGGATGATTGGCGCTGCCTGCACTAAGAACATTACCTTCCCATCTCTCAGAACCTCTCGATTTCAAGTCTCTTGCATG GCCAAGCCAGATACAGTGCAGAAAGTCTGTGACATTGTAAGGAAGCAATTGGCCTTGCCTGCTGAAACTGAGCTTACTCCAGATTCTACTTTTGCTTCTCTCGGGGCTGATTCTCTTGACACG GTGGAAATCGTCATGGGTTTGGAAGAGGAATTTGGAATAAATGTGGAGGATGAAAATTCTGAAAACATTACAACTATCGAGGACGCAGCCGATTTGATAGAAAAGCTCGTCCAACTCAACTCAAGCCATAGGATTTAA
- the LOC113753292 gene encoding acyl carrier protein 1, chloroplastic isoform X1, whose protein sequence is MATVSATSLNFRPLTTSPPLGRMDQHFAQISRQAASVRMIGAACTKNITFPSLRTSRFQVSCMAKPDTVQKVCDIVRKQLALPAETELTPDSTFASLGADSLDTVEIVMGLEEEFGINVEDENSENITTIEDAADLIEKLVQLNSSHRI, encoded by the exons ATGGCCACCGTCTCTGCAACCTCGCTCAATTTCAGGCCTTTAACCACTTCTCCGCCTCTCGGTCGGATGGACCAG CATTTTGCACAGATAAGCAGACAGGCGGCATCTGTCAGGATGATTGGCGCTGCCTGCACTAAGAACATTACCTTCCCATCTCTCAGAACCTCTCGATTTCAAGTCTCTTGCATG GCCAAGCCAGATACAGTGCAGAAAGTCTGTGACATTGTAAGGAAGCAATTGGCCTTGCCTGCTGAAACTGAGCTTACTCCAGATTCTACTTTTGCTTCTCTCGGGGCTGATTCTCTTGACACG GTGGAAATCGTCATGGGTTTGGAAGAGGAATTTGGAATAAATGTGGAGGATGAAAATTCTGAAAACATTACAACTATCGAGGACGCAGCCGATTTGATAGAAAAGCTCGTCCAACTCAACTCAAGCCATAGGATTTAA